Proteins encoded by one window of Erwinia pyrifoliae DSM 12163:
- the hslV gene encoding ATP-dependent protease subunit HslV encodes MTTIVSVRRNGQVVIGGDGQATLGNTVMKGNVKKVRRLYNDKVIAGFAGGTADAFTLFELFERKLEMHQGHLVKAAVELAKDWRTDRMLRKLEALLAVADENASLIITGNGDVIQPENDLIAIGSGGPYAQAAARALLENTDIGARDIVEKALGIAGDICIYTNHHLTIEELPSKA; translated from the coding sequence GTGACAACAATAGTAAGCGTACGACGTAACGGCCAGGTAGTCATTGGCGGCGATGGCCAGGCTACCCTCGGTAATACGGTAATGAAAGGCAACGTTAAAAAGGTGCGTCGTCTCTACAATGACAAAGTCATTGCCGGTTTTGCTGGCGGTACGGCAGATGCCTTTACCCTGTTCGAACTTTTTGAACGAAAACTGGAAATGCACCAGGGCCACCTGGTCAAAGCGGCGGTGGAACTGGCGAAAGACTGGCGTACCGATCGTATGCTGCGCAAGCTGGAAGCCCTGCTGGCCGTGGCTGACGAAAATGCCTCACTGATCATCACCGGCAACGGTGACGTGATCCAGCCGGAAAACGACTTAATTGCCATCGGTTCGGGCGGTCCATACGCTCAGGCAGCAGCGCGTGCGCTGCTGGAAAATACCGATATTGGCGCGCGCGACATTGTGGAGAAAGCGCTGGGTATTGCAGGTGATATCTGCATTTACACCAACCACCACCTCACCATCGAAGAATTACCGTCCAAAGCGTAA
- a CDS encoding ABC transporter permease: protein MNDLKAALARYQLWVSLGWNDVLGRYRRSVLGPFWITISMGVTISAMGPLYGSLFGAGSENFIMHLALGMIFWAFLSSSINDSCGIFNDSATIIKQSDLPLYIYILRVFYRQLSILLHNCIIIPFIIYITHSSVNWHLILFLPALAVTSVTLVSVGMILGVFCTRYRDMGPVVQSIITLCFFVTPIIWSPEQLPQGRREFVDYNIFYYYLELLRKPLMGAAPETYIWVVAGATSVIMLILSGLILSKNRSKIVYWL, encoded by the coding sequence ATGAACGATTTAAAGGCAGCGCTTGCCAGGTATCAATTATGGGTGTCATTGGGGTGGAACGATGTGTTAGGCCGATACCGGAGGTCGGTGCTCGGGCCGTTCTGGATAACCATATCAATGGGCGTTACCATATCAGCGATGGGACCTCTTTATGGGTCTTTGTTCGGGGCGGGATCTGAAAACTTTATCATGCATCTTGCGTTAGGCATGATTTTCTGGGCATTTTTGTCGTCATCTATTAACGATTCCTGCGGAATATTTAATGACTCAGCGACGATTATAAAGCAATCCGATCTTCCTTTATATATTTATATTCTTCGCGTTTTTTATCGGCAATTATCCATACTCTTACACAACTGTATAATTATCCCTTTTATAATATACATTACTCATTCTAGCGTTAATTGGCATTTAATTCTGTTCCTCCCCGCGCTTGCCGTGACGTCTGTGACTCTTGTCTCTGTCGGCATGATTTTAGGGGTTTTTTGTACACGCTACAGGGATATGGGGCCGGTCGTACAAAGTATCATAACACTGTGCTTTTTCGTCACGCCTATTATCTGGTCTCCGGAGCAACTTCCGCAAGGTAGAAGAGAGTTTGTAGACTACAACATCTTCTATTATTACCTCGAGCTTCTCAGAAAACCCCTCATGGGCGCAGCTCCAGAAACATATATATGGGTAGTAGCAGGTGCAACTTCTGTAATAATGTTGATCCTCTCCGGTCTGATCCTTTCAAAAAATCGCTCAAAAATCGTTTACTGGTTATAA
- the rraA gene encoding ribonuclease E activity regulator RraA, producing the protein MKYDTSELCDIYHEDVNVVEPLFSNFGGRTSFGGQIITVKCFEDNGLLYDLLEENGRGRILLVDGGGSVRRALVDAALARLALQNEWEGIVVYGSVRQVDDLEELDIGIQAIAAIPAGAAGEGIGESDVRVNFGGVTFFSGDHLYADNTGMILSEVPLDIE; encoded by the coding sequence ATGAAATACGATACGTCAGAACTGTGCGACATCTATCACGAAGATGTGAACGTCGTTGAACCGCTCTTCTCAAACTTTGGTGGGCGCACCTCGTTTGGCGGGCAAATCATCACGGTAAAATGTTTCGAGGACAACGGTCTGCTTTACGATTTGCTGGAGGAAAACGGTCGTGGCCGCATTCTGCTGGTTGATGGCGGGGGTTCGGTGCGGCGCGCGCTGGTTGATGCTGCTCTCGCCAGGCTGGCGCTGCAAAACGAGTGGGAAGGCATCGTCGTTTATGGATCGGTGCGCCAGGTTGATGACCTGGAAGAGCTGGATATTGGCATTCAGGCGATTGCCGCCATTCCGGCCGGAGCCGCCGGCGAAGGCATTGGTGAAAGCGATGTGCGGGTGAATTTCGGCGGCGTTACCTTCTTCTCGGGCGACCACCTGTATGCTGACAATACAGGTATGATCCTGTCTGAAGTCCCGCTTGATATTGAATAG
- a CDS encoding MIP/aquaporin family protein, which translates to MSYATSTLKGQCIAEFLGTATIIFFGAGCVAAMKVAGSSFGQWEISIVWGLAVAMAVYLTAGISGAHLNPAVSVAMWLFANFDGRKVIPYALAQVAGAFCSAALVYGLYHNLFLDYEQTHQMVRGSVESLDLAGVFSTYPNPHISVGQAFLVELTITAIMMALIMALTDDGNGLPRGPIAPLLIGLLIATIGASMGPLTGFALNPARDFGPKLFAWVAGWGSVAFTGGRDIPYFLVPVFGPLLGASLGAFGYRALIASNLPGEVVEKHDKPASRAEQ; encoded by the coding sequence ATGAGTTATGCAACAAGCACACTTAAGGGGCAGTGCATCGCGGAGTTCCTCGGCACGGCCACCATCATCTTTTTTGGGGCAGGCTGTGTCGCGGCAATGAAAGTCGCAGGAAGCAGCTTTGGTCAGTGGGAAATCAGCATTGTCTGGGGGCTTGCCGTCGCAATGGCGGTTTATCTCACTGCCGGCATTTCTGGTGCTCACCTTAATCCCGCCGTTAGCGTTGCCATGTGGCTGTTTGCCAACTTTGATGGCCGCAAAGTGATCCCTTATGCTCTCGCCCAGGTTGCCGGGGCATTTTGCTCTGCCGCGCTGGTTTACGGCCTGTATCATAATCTGTTCCTTGATTACGAACAGACGCATCAAATGGTACGCGGCAGCGTGGAAAGTCTCGATCTCGCCGGCGTCTTTTCAACCTATCCCAATCCGCATATCAGCGTGGGCCAGGCGTTTCTGGTTGAATTGACCATCACTGCCATTATGATGGCGCTGATCATGGCGCTAACCGATGACGGTAACGGCCTGCCGCGTGGTCCGATAGCCCCACTGCTGATTGGTTTGCTGATCGCCACCATCGGTGCCTCAATGGGGCCTCTGACCGGGTTTGCCCTGAACCCGGCACGAGATTTCGGCCCCAAACTGTTCGCCTGGGTCGCTGGCTGGGGGTCTGTTGCTTTCACCGGCGGCCGTGATATTCCCTATTTCCTTGTACCGGTTTTTGGCCCGCTGCTTGGCGCAAGCCTCGGTGCCTTTGGCTACCGCGCTCTGATTGCCAGCAATCTTCCGGGTGAAGTTGTGGAGAAACACGACAAACCCGCATCGCGCGCTGAACAATGA
- the zapB gene encoding cell division protein ZapB — MSFEVFEKLEAKVQQAIDTITLLQMEIEELKEQNGNLNHQVQQASGSRETLVHENQQLKEEQHVWQERLRALLGKMEEV; from the coding sequence ATGTCATTTGAAGTGTTTGAGAAACTGGAAGCGAAAGTACAGCAGGCGATTGATACCATCACGCTGTTGCAGATGGAAATCGAAGAGCTAAAAGAACAAAACGGCAATCTGAACCATCAGGTTCAGCAGGCATCCGGCAGCAGAGAAACGCTGGTGCATGAGAATCAGCAGCTGAAAGAAGAGCAGCACGTCTGGCAAGAGCGTCTGCGTGCGCTGCTGGGAAAAATGGAAGAGGTCTGA
- the priA gene encoding primosomal protein N' has product MPVVQVALPVPLARNFDYLLPPHLSHAVIGGRVSVPFGQRRAIGVVVAIGEHSDFPPDQLKSVHEVLDACSLYPPSLWRILQWAADYYHFPLGEVLFHAMPVLLRQGKAAEEAPLWQWLITDEGRATAPESLKPAPKQQQALAVLRNRVLYRHEVRQHNITEATLKALRAKGLCELKAQPRAQQDWRENYAVNGERLRLNTEQATAVGAIRSADDQFSAWLLAGITGSGKTEVYLSVLENVLASGHQALVLVPEIGLTPQTIARFSQRFNAPVDVLHSALNDSERLAVWLRARSGETAIVIGTRSALFTPFARLGAIVIDEEHDSSYKQQEGWRYHARDLAVFRARQENIPIIMGSATPALETLHNVQLGKYRQLNLSKRAGNASKATQLLVDLKGVKLQGGLSPMLVKKIGQHLKADNQVLLFLNRRGFSPTLLCHECGWIAECQRCDHYYTLHQHQRQLRCHHCDSQRPIPHQCPQCGSTHLVPVGLGTEQLEQNLGELFPDVPLTRIDRDTTSRKGALERQLAEVHRGGARLLVGTQMLAKGHHFPDVTLVSLLDVDGALFSADFRSAERFAQLYTQVAGRAGRAGKQGEVLLQTHHPEHPLLQTLLHQGYDAFASQALSERNSVFLPPFTRHALFRAEDHDNQQASLFLQQLRNLLEASPLNDRSFWVMGPVPALQAKRSGRYRWQLLLQHPSRALLQRLIKNSLPLIGTLPQARKVKWTLDIDPTES; this is encoded by the coding sequence ATGCCCGTTGTTCAGGTCGCGCTACCCGTTCCGCTAGCCCGCAACTTCGATTATCTGTTGCCCCCCCATCTCAGCCATGCGGTTATCGGCGGCCGTGTGAGCGTACCTTTTGGTCAACGCCGGGCGATTGGGGTGGTGGTGGCCATCGGCGAACACAGCGATTTTCCGCCAGACCAGTTGAAAAGCGTGCATGAGGTGCTGGACGCCTGCTCACTGTATCCTCCTTCCCTGTGGCGCATCCTGCAGTGGGCGGCGGACTACTATCACTTTCCGTTAGGGGAAGTGCTGTTTCATGCCATGCCGGTACTACTACGACAGGGAAAAGCGGCCGAAGAGGCACCGCTGTGGCAGTGGTTGATAACCGATGAAGGGCGCGCCACCGCACCAGAAAGCCTGAAGCCCGCCCCGAAGCAGCAGCAGGCGCTGGCCGTGTTACGTAACAGGGTGCTTTATCGCCATGAAGTCAGACAGCACAACATCACCGAGGCCACGCTTAAGGCGCTGCGCGCTAAGGGACTGTGTGAACTCAAGGCGCAGCCGCGTGCGCAACAAGACTGGCGCGAAAACTATGCGGTAAACGGTGAACGTCTGCGGCTGAACACCGAACAGGCCACCGCCGTCGGTGCCATTCGCAGCGCCGACGACCAGTTTTCGGCCTGGCTATTGGCTGGCATCACCGGTTCCGGAAAAACCGAGGTTTACCTGAGCGTACTGGAAAATGTCCTTGCCAGCGGCCACCAGGCGCTGGTACTGGTGCCGGAAATCGGTCTGACGCCACAGACCATCGCCCGTTTTAGCCAGCGTTTCAACGCCCCGGTGGATGTCCTGCATTCCGCATTAAATGACAGCGAACGTCTCGCCGTATGGCTGCGCGCGCGCAGCGGTGAAACGGCCATTGTCATCGGCACCCGTTCTGCGCTGTTTACCCCCTTTGCCCGCCTGGGAGCGATCGTCATTGATGAAGAGCACGACAGCTCTTACAAGCAGCAGGAGGGCTGGCGTTATCACGCGCGCGATCTGGCGGTATTCCGCGCACGTCAGGAAAATATCCCTATCATCATGGGGTCAGCCACCCCGGCGCTGGAAACGTTACACAACGTTCAGTTGGGTAAATATCGCCAGCTTAACCTGAGCAAACGAGCCGGGAATGCCAGCAAAGCGACACAGCTGCTGGTCGACCTGAAAGGCGTTAAGCTGCAGGGCGGCCTGTCGCCGATGCTGGTCAAAAAAATTGGCCAGCATCTTAAAGCCGATAACCAGGTACTGCTGTTTCTCAACCGCCGTGGGTTCTCTCCCACCCTACTTTGCCACGAATGTGGCTGGATTGCCGAATGCCAGCGCTGCGACCACTATTACACGCTCCATCAGCATCAGCGGCAGCTACGCTGTCACCACTGCGACAGCCAGCGCCCGATCCCGCATCAGTGCCCGCAGTGCGGTTCCACCCATCTGGTGCCGGTCGGGCTGGGGACGGAACAGCTTGAGCAGAACCTCGGCGAACTGTTTCCCGATGTGCCGTTAACGCGCATCGACCGTGATACCACCAGCCGCAAAGGGGCGCTGGAGCGGCAGTTAGCGGAAGTGCATCGCGGTGGCGCCCGACTCCTTGTCGGTACGCAAATGCTGGCTAAAGGTCATCACTTTCCGGATGTGACGCTGGTGTCGCTACTGGATGTGGACGGAGCACTGTTTTCAGCCGACTTCCGCTCCGCTGAACGCTTTGCTCAACTGTATACTCAGGTCGCCGGGCGCGCCGGGCGCGCCGGTAAACAGGGCGAAGTCCTGCTGCAAACCCACCATCCCGAACACCCGCTCCTGCAAACGTTACTGCATCAGGGCTATGATGCGTTCGCCAGCCAGGCCTTAAGCGAACGTAACAGCGTATTTTTGCCGCCGTTCACCCGTCACGCTCTGTTTCGCGCAGAAGATCATGATAACCAACAGGCCAGCCTGTTTCTGCAACAGCTGCGCAACCTGCTTGAGGCCAGCCCGCTTAACGATCGGTCTTTCTGGGTGATGGGGCCAGTACCGGCATTACAAGCCAAGCGCAGCGGGCGTTATCGCTGGCAGTTACTGTTACAACATCCTTCACGCGCGTTACTTCAGCGTTTAATTAAAAACAGCCTGCCGTTGATTGGCACGTTGCCGCAGGCGCGCAAGGTCAAATGGACACTGGATATCGACCCGACGGAGAGTTAA
- a CDS encoding ABC transporter ATP-binding protein — protein MKIKCQQVGVKFPIFNSNQRSFKKSLFGAASGGRIGSTKSGLVEVEALKNITFELSRGDRLALIGHNGSGKTTMLRVLAGAYKPTSGKFESHGRVTSLIDPMMGMDGELTGLENIKLRGLFLGLSKVEIKNITEEVVEFSELGDFIKVPVRTYSSGMVLRLGFSISTAITPEILLMDEWMSVGDENFKKKAEQRLNDFISKAGIMVMATHDHNLAKSVCNKFIKLEHGEIVTLAD, from the coding sequence ATGAAAATAAAATGTCAGCAAGTTGGTGTTAAATTTCCAATATTTAATTCTAACCAACGTTCTTTCAAAAAAAGCCTTTTCGGAGCAGCATCCGGAGGGCGAATTGGATCAACTAAGTCAGGCCTTGTTGAAGTTGAAGCCCTGAAAAACATTACTTTCGAACTCTCCAGAGGCGACAGGCTTGCTCTTATTGGGCATAACGGTTCAGGTAAAACTACTATGCTCAGAGTTCTTGCAGGGGCCTACAAGCCGACCTCAGGGAAGTTTGAAAGTCATGGACGTGTGACAAGTCTTATTGACCCTATGATGGGGATGGACGGAGAACTCACTGGGCTGGAAAATATAAAACTACGAGGTCTGTTCCTCGGATTATCAAAAGTCGAAATAAAAAATATTACGGAAGAAGTCGTTGAGTTCAGCGAATTAGGTGACTTTATCAAAGTACCGGTAAGAACCTATTCCAGCGGGATGGTTCTCCGGCTAGGGTTTTCTATTTCTACAGCTATCACGCCTGAAATACTTTTGATGGATGAGTGGATGAGCGTAGGGGATGAGAATTTCAAGAAGAAAGCAGAGCAGAGATTAAACGATTTCATTTCTAAAGCCGGAATTATGGTTATGGCTACCCACGACCACAATCTCGCAAAATCCGTATGCAATAAATTTATCAAATTAGAACACGGTGAAATTGTTACTTTAGCTGATTAA
- the hslU gene encoding HslU--HslV peptidase ATPase subunit: protein MSAMTPREIVSELNRFIIGQDGAKRAVAIALRNRWRRMQLDEELRHEVTPKNILMIGPTGVGKTEIARRLAKLANAPFIKVEATKFTEVGYVGKEVDSIIRDLTDSAIKMVRSQAIEKNRYRAEEMAEERVLDVLIPPAKNNWGQNEAAAEPSAARQAFRKKLREGQLDDKEIEIDLAAISGGVEIMAPPGMEEMTSQLQSMFQNIGGQQQKPRKLKIKEAMKLLVEEEAAKLVNPEELKQEAIEAVEQHGIVFIDEIDKVCKRGESSGPDVSREGVQRDLLPLVEGCTVSTKHGMVKTDHILFIASGAFQVASPSDLIPELQGRLPIRVELQALTTNDFERILTEPSASITVQYKALMNTEGVDINFTADGVSKIAAAAWQVNETAENIGARRLHTVLERLMEEISYDASDLNGQSITIDAEYVSKHLDELVADEDLSRFIL from the coding sequence ATGTCTGCTATGACTCCGCGCGAGATTGTCAGCGAACTGAACAGATTTATCATCGGCCAGGATGGCGCCAAACGTGCGGTGGCGATCGCCCTGCGCAACCGCTGGCGCCGCATGCAGCTGGACGAAGAGTTGCGTCATGAAGTGACGCCAAAAAACATTCTGATGATCGGCCCAACCGGTGTGGGTAAAACTGAAATTGCCCGTCGTCTGGCCAAGCTGGCGAATGCGCCGTTTATTAAAGTAGAAGCGACCAAGTTCACCGAAGTGGGCTACGTGGGTAAAGAAGTAGACTCGATTATCCGCGATCTAACCGATTCCGCGATCAAAATGGTGCGCTCACAGGCGATAGAAAAGAACCGCTACCGCGCCGAGGAGATGGCCGAAGAGCGCGTTCTTGACGTGCTGATCCCGCCAGCGAAAAATAACTGGGGCCAGAACGAAGCAGCAGCAGAGCCATCCGCTGCACGCCAGGCATTCCGCAAAAAACTGCGTGAAGGTCAGCTGGATGACAAAGAGATCGAAATAGACCTGGCGGCGATTTCCGGCGGGGTGGAGATCATGGCACCTCCGGGCATGGAAGAGATGACCAGCCAGCTGCAGTCCATGTTCCAGAACATCGGCGGCCAGCAACAGAAACCACGCAAGCTGAAAATCAAAGAAGCGATGAAGCTGCTGGTAGAAGAGGAAGCGGCCAAGCTGGTCAACCCGGAAGAACTGAAGCAGGAAGCCATCGAAGCGGTAGAACAGCACGGCATTGTGTTTATCGATGAGATCGATAAAGTGTGTAAACGCGGCGAATCTTCCGGCCCGGACGTTTCGCGCGAAGGCGTACAGCGCGATCTGCTGCCGCTGGTGGAGGGCTGTACCGTCTCAACCAAACACGGCATGGTGAAAACTGACCATATCCTGTTTATTGCTTCCGGTGCATTCCAGGTGGCCAGCCCGTCAGATTTGATCCCTGAGCTACAGGGCCGTCTGCCTATTCGCGTCGAGTTACAGGCACTGACCACGAATGATTTCGAGCGCATTCTGACCGAGCCGAGCGCCTCTATCACCGTGCAGTACAAAGCGCTGATGAACACCGAAGGGGTGGATATCAACTTTACCGCAGACGGGGTCAGCAAAATCGCCGCCGCCGCCTGGCAGGTGAATGAAACCGCAGAGAATATCGGCGCCCGTCGCCTGCATACCGTGCTTGAGCGTCTGATGGAGGAGATCTCCTATGATGCCAGCGACCTTAACGGTCAGTCGATCACTATCGATGCCGAGTACGTCAGTAAGCATCTGGACGAACTGGTCGCCGACGAAGACCTCAGCCGCTTTATTCTGTAA
- a CDS encoding glycosyltransferase family 2 protein — MNQNVQNFDGKIELSIIIPAFNVMEYIIECIDSVLVQWTESIEIIVVNDGSTDGTDVLLAKVYGSNEKVTIINQENKGLSSARNMGLSKARGRYIALLDGDDTLKSNSLKKIMSCLEKNSPDVLMVDHMMSWDDGGLYVKKYEGKLVKNNLLDVEENAVLSKVYDNSEVYIWKYIFRSDFYRKKEFPVGRNFEDVRIFPFLLKQCRTFFYLPVIFINYKQREASILKTKSVKNVLDLSSSPVDFLDEGGKDLLTKNEAISYTAFCMKVFVWSVQDLLISNGGYQHVKVLLDNNKKSIICDKNEALKLLKLNDRKNYVLYRMLTSSVITLKAVFYLFNKNKFTKNFLRKIYNSI; from the coding sequence ATGAATCAGAATGTTCAAAATTTCGACGGTAAGATCGAATTAAGCATCATTATACCGGCCTTTAATGTTATGGAGTACATTATAGAGTGTATAGATTCTGTGCTGGTACAATGGACTGAGAGCATAGAAATTATTGTTGTAAATGATGGTTCAACTGATGGAACCGACGTTCTTTTGGCAAAAGTGTATGGAAGTAATGAAAAAGTTACCATTATCAATCAGGAAAATAAGGGGCTGTCGTCGGCCAGAAATATGGGCTTATCAAAGGCCAGGGGAAGGTACATCGCACTTTTAGACGGTGACGACACGCTTAAATCAAATAGCCTCAAAAAAATAATGAGTTGCCTTGAGAAGAACTCTCCAGATGTTCTTATGGTAGATCATATGATGTCCTGGGATGATGGCGGGTTGTATGTGAAAAAATACGAAGGGAAATTGGTTAAAAATAACTTACTGGATGTAGAAGAAAATGCTGTTTTATCAAAGGTATATGATAATTCCGAGGTTTATATATGGAAGTACATTTTCAGAAGCGATTTTTACAGGAAAAAAGAATTTCCAGTTGGTCGTAATTTTGAAGATGTAAGAATATTTCCATTCTTGCTTAAGCAGTGCCGTACATTTTTCTACCTTCCCGTCATATTTATAAATTATAAACAACGTGAAGCCAGTATATTAAAAACAAAAAGCGTCAAAAACGTCCTCGACTTATCTTCTTCACCTGTTGATTTTCTGGATGAAGGCGGTAAGGATTTATTGACCAAAAATGAAGCGATCAGTTATACCGCCTTTTGCATGAAGGTATTTGTCTGGTCAGTACAGGATCTGTTGATCAGTAATGGCGGCTACCAGCACGTAAAAGTACTGTTGGATAATAACAAGAAATCGATCATTTGTGATAAAAATGAAGCCCTCAAGCTTCTTAAACTGAATGATAGAAAGAATTATGTTCTGTACAGAATGCTGACCTCTTCTGTTATTACCTTAAAGGCTGTTTTTTACCTTTTCAATAAGAATAAGTTCACAAAAAACTTTTTGAGAAAAATATACAACAGCATCTAA
- the cytR gene encoding DNA-binding transcriptional regulator CytR, giving the protein MEHNQDTTVATMKDVANKAGVSTATVSRALMNPEKVSAATRSKVEQAVIAVGYSAHSIARNARRGESRTILVIVPDICDPFFSEIIRGIEVVAAGHGYLVLIGDCAHQSQQEKSFRNMMLTRQTDGVVVLGSSIPFDTSMEDPRLLPPMVMANEFDPEREIPTVHIDNLTAAFEAVSHLQKLGHRRIACIGGPEEMPLCQYRLQGYIQALRRHGVTVDPQYIVRGDFTFDAGSQAMKQLMRLPKPPDALFCHSDIIALGAMSQAKNMGLRVPQDLSLIGFDDIELSRYSDPQLTTVAQPRFNIGREAMLLLLEQLQGKTVSNGSRLLDFELKIRGSTAPSLRERD; this is encoded by the coding sequence TTGGAGCACAATCAAGATACCACCGTGGCGACCATGAAGGACGTGGCGAACAAGGCAGGCGTATCCACGGCAACGGTTTCCCGCGCCCTGATGAATCCGGAAAAGGTTTCCGCTGCCACGCGCAGTAAAGTTGAACAGGCGGTTATTGCCGTTGGTTACTCCGCTCATTCCATCGCCCGTAACGCCAGACGTGGTGAATCACGCACCATATTGGTCATTGTCCCGGATATCTGTGACCCTTTTTTCAGTGAAATCATTCGTGGCATTGAGGTTGTCGCTGCCGGGCACGGCTATCTGGTGCTGATCGGCGACTGCGCGCACCAGAGCCAGCAGGAGAAATCGTTCCGAAATATGATGCTGACGCGCCAGACGGACGGCGTGGTGGTGCTGGGGTCGTCAATACCGTTTGATACCAGCATGGAGGATCCGCGTCTTTTGCCGCCGATGGTGATGGCCAATGAATTTGACCCGGAGCGGGAAATACCGACGGTGCATATCGATAACCTGACGGCGGCTTTTGAAGCAGTTAGCCATCTGCAGAAACTCGGCCACCGGCGCATAGCCTGTATTGGCGGGCCGGAGGAGATGCCACTGTGCCAGTATCGCCTGCAGGGCTACATTCAGGCATTGCGTCGTCACGGCGTCACCGTGGATCCACAATACATTGTGCGCGGTGACTTTACTTTCGACGCTGGTTCACAGGCAATGAAACAGTTGATGAGGCTACCAAAACCGCCCGACGCGCTGTTCTGTCACAGCGATATTATTGCTCTGGGTGCCATGTCACAGGCGAAAAACATGGGGCTGCGCGTGCCGCAAGACCTGTCGCTGATCGGTTTCGATGATATAGAGTTGTCACGCTATAGCGATCCACAGTTAACTACCGTGGCTCAGCCGCGATTCAACATCGGCCGCGAAGCGATGCTACTCTTACTAGAGCAGCTACAGGGAAAAACCGTCAGCAACGGTTCAAGGTTGCTGGATTTCGAGTTGAAAATCCGTGGTAGTACTGCACCTTCGCTGCGCGAGCGTGACTGA
- the rpmE gene encoding 50S ribosomal protein L31 — MKKGIHPNYAEVTAKCSCGNEIKTRSTVGHDLNLDVCGNCHPFYTGKQRDVASGGRVDRFNKRFSIPGSK, encoded by the coding sequence ATGAAAAAAGGTATTCACCCAAATTACGCTGAAGTTACTGCTAAATGTTCTTGCGGTAACGAAATCAAAACCCGCTCTACCGTGGGTCATGACCTGAACCTGGACGTGTGCGGCAACTGCCACCCGTTCTATACCGGTAAGCAGCGTGACGTTGCCAGCGGTGGTCGTGTGGATCGCTTCAACAAGCGTTTCAGCATCCCAGGCAGCAAATAA
- the ftsN gene encoding cell division protein FtsN, with the protein MAQRDYVSRGRATGTRGKKTRSRGKKRSSGTGVSKIMIVLAVAVLVTFVGGLWFIAHHKKEETPMMADHKATGNGLPPKPEERWRYIKELENRQIGVPTPTEPTSGGEAHSQAQLTDEQRQLLDQMQADMRQQPTQLNEVPWNEQTPVQRQQTLQRQQQNQLQQQSRMPAQIIQSSRTPIPSPHSVTVTPATREPVRQVKPEAAPQPKAENKPKEAEKQAAQRWVVQCGSFKGSEQAESIRAQLAFEGFESRITTGGGWNRVVIGPYNGLSAADNTLKRLHGSGHSNCIPVAAGG; encoded by the coding sequence GTGGCACAAAGAGATTATGTAAGCCGCGGGCGGGCGACAGGGACGCGTGGTAAAAAAACCCGCAGTCGCGGCAAAAAACGCAGCAGCGGAACGGGCGTATCGAAAATCATGATAGTGCTGGCAGTCGCCGTTCTGGTAACCTTCGTGGGTGGCCTGTGGTTTATTGCACATCATAAAAAAGAAGAGACGCCGATGATGGCGGACCACAAAGCAACCGGCAACGGGCTGCCACCCAAGCCGGAAGAGCGCTGGCGCTATATAAAAGAACTGGAGAATCGCCAGATTGGCGTTCCAACACCCACGGAGCCGACGTCAGGCGGTGAAGCGCATTCGCAGGCGCAGCTCACCGATGAGCAGCGACAGCTGCTGGATCAAATGCAGGCGGATATGCGCCAGCAGCCAACCCAGCTCAACGAAGTGCCATGGAACGAGCAAACCCCGGTGCAGCGCCAGCAGACCCTGCAACGCCAGCAGCAGAACCAGTTACAGCAGCAGTCGCGCATGCCCGCGCAGATCATTCAGTCGTCGCGCACGCCGATTCCTTCTCCCCATTCCGTTACCGTTACGCCGGCAACGCGTGAGCCGGTTCGTCAGGTAAAACCGGAAGCAGCCCCGCAGCCGAAAGCTGAAAACAAACCGAAAGAAGCGGAAAAACAGGCCGCCCAACGCTGGGTTGTGCAATGCGGTTCATTCAAAGGCAGCGAACAGGCTGAGTCCATCCGCGCCCAGCTGGCATTTGAAGGCTTCGAAAGCCGCATCACTACCGGCGGTGGCTGGAACCGCGTCGTTATCGGCCCCTATAACGGGCTCAGCGCGGCGGACAATACCCTGAAACGCCTGCATGGTTCCGGCCACTCAAATTGCATTCCTGTTGCCGCCGGGGGTTGA